The following are from one region of the Paenibacillus sp. KS-LC4 genome:
- a CDS encoding restriction endonuclease → MPPNYDFHNCLSPREFEEFVRDILEIKEKVPFEISGRGKDGGVDLRYWEEMKKIIVQVKCYQNNYNQLLNVLKNQEKLRARALNPTRYILVTSIKLELTKRDEIFALFEGLIKSHDDIIDRDDLNKLLGQEQYQHVERTHYKLWLSSTSILTSLIEEVVHRDILVASGWELEEIKKTVRVFVQNPSFGRALDILERSRYVLISGEAGIGKTTLGRCLSAYFLQCKGYKEFIYADTVGVALRMYKEKEKQVFFLDDFWGDIFKDAKLPHSERKNLLSFIRQISDSPNKLLIMTSREYVIQQGLIEYQDEQLKRTFDLGKCSLQLEDYSDLIKTKILFNHLYFSRFEWEYVRVIANGYERIIQHPNYSPRIIETFLNQGTVLLEDSSPLEFYKKFLKYLDEPLSFWKHIFINQTYGAQLTSLILFLSTQPMRLFDLKETYYSCIEASGKMDNQIQAIEFEGIITQLEKTMIKTYYNRETASILVNFHNPSIKDFLYQHLSVNLSHYGRIIIQGSLFLNQLLYIFKATNINRHIYDESDESSFSQKKIRLPKKLEDMLTDKIISEFDQLKYSYAESDVFEHKASIYVSSEDCIVRKLHDILFNFGVNENAQIDKFVASKIQDLYLKFNNEEYPLSYDDMVEFPYLIKMAMPLKIEVDGYLLINNYYKCSRFAEHLLMINEFEEVFPKEFIDFKKKNYKSIKADIKYVLLDDIDFFASDGEYDRVDFLIDFIYPEVLKSYKLRDSKAFWKEMRMTAGYDDDNVKAESKKRLEWLETNRKKIELEEEHERKTAELIKAEREALLGVNETFSDEEINDFIKVYSHTHTEARELIICYENEKPWYIYPFFNNWNRLSLLLDFYHDKKNLPLSSAYFYEQFASYLIKIHSITQSNGDVNAIVEMFSEFAFDMMKDGRIVFSQQNIENHHAFMDKLETGQIDLSSLLAFPFIVQRGKWYEFQTLMFQVYLSLKKILSHNEKQRAVSYVDFLNLKDAFLDHEHDIWVLCSELDLQVFNQNYLVPILNEYLTAVNTINPQTVCSSAFRFFELVLNFKIPQNTLLPSNSGSSCNGLWVSALEFIDHDLLEVELYMSSSEDEVNNNHSELLRLSGFIMQHGSEGLDEDEYELDLAKHIVNPELLEILDDLGVCSFLWNSYHQILEIVENTVAANYNLRLDSYTNNPQTRRFALVD, encoded by the coding sequence ATGCCCCCTAATTACGACTTTCACAATTGTCTATCTCCACGTGAGTTTGAGGAATTTGTCAGAGATATCTTAGAAATTAAAGAGAAAGTACCTTTTGAAATTTCTGGTCGAGGTAAAGATGGAGGAGTTGATCTTCGCTATTGGGAAGAAATGAAAAAAATTATCGTTCAAGTAAAATGTTATCAAAATAATTACAACCAGCTATTGAATGTCTTAAAAAACCAAGAAAAGCTGAGAGCGAGGGCATTAAATCCCACCCGTTATATTCTTGTTACTTCTATAAAACTTGAATTAACGAAACGGGATGAAATATTTGCATTATTTGAAGGGTTAATTAAGAGCCATGATGACATTATTGATAGGGACGATCTGAATAAGCTACTTGGACAAGAGCAATATCAACATGTAGAGCGTACACATTATAAACTATGGCTCAGCAGTACCAGCATCTTAACATCACTGATTGAGGAAGTAGTTCATCGAGATATTTTAGTAGCATCAGGGTGGGAGTTAGAGGAAATAAAGAAAACAGTGAGAGTGTTTGTCCAAAATCCTAGTTTTGGACGTGCTTTAGATATTTTAGAAAGATCAAGGTACGTTTTGATTTCGGGAGAAGCTGGAATTGGAAAGACAACTTTAGGTCGTTGTTTATCAGCCTATTTCTTACAATGTAAGGGATACAAAGAGTTCATTTATGCAGATACTGTAGGTGTGGCTCTTAGAATGTACAAAGAGAAAGAAAAGCAGGTTTTCTTTTTGGATGATTTTTGGGGAGATATATTTAAAGATGCAAAGCTTCCTCATAGTGAAAGAAAAAATTTGCTTAGTTTTATTCGGCAAATTTCTGATTCTCCCAATAAACTACTAATAATGACCTCTCGTGAATATGTAATACAGCAAGGTCTGATTGAGTATCAAGATGAACAGCTTAAAAGAACATTCGACCTTGGAAAATGCTCGCTTCAACTAGAGGATTATTCAGACCTGATTAAAACAAAAATTCTATTTAATCACCTATATTTCTCACGTTTTGAATGGGAGTATGTCAGGGTAATTGCTAATGGATACGAACGAATTATTCAACATCCTAATTATAGTCCAAGAATTATTGAAACCTTTCTTAATCAAGGCACAGTTTTATTGGAGGATAGTTCTCCCTTGGAGTTTTATAAGAAGTTTCTTAAATATTTGGATGAGCCATTAAGTTTTTGGAAGCATATTTTTATAAATCAAACCTATGGTGCTCAACTAACTTCTCTTATTTTATTTTTATCAACACAACCTATGAGATTATTTGATTTAAAGGAAACTTATTACTCTTGTATAGAAGCTAGTGGTAAAATGGACAACCAAATTCAAGCAATAGAATTTGAAGGCATAATTACACAGTTGGAAAAAACCATGATAAAAACTTATTATAACAGAGAAACCGCATCGATTTTAGTGAATTTTCATAACCCCTCTATTAAGGATTTTTTATATCAACATCTTAGTGTTAATTTATCACACTATGGCAGAATAATTATTCAAGGTAGCCTCTTTTTAAATCAACTTCTTTATATTTTTAAGGCAACGAATATAAATCGCCATATCTATGATGAATCAGATGAGAGCAGTTTTTCGCAAAAAAAGATTCGCTTACCTAAAAAACTTGAAGATATGCTGACTGATAAGATTATTTCAGAGTTTGATCAATTAAAGTACTCTTATGCTGAGAGTGATGTTTTTGAACATAAGGCATCCATTTATGTGAGTTCTGAGGACTGTATCGTGAGGAAGCTACATGATATTTTATTTAACTTTGGTGTTAATGAAAATGCTCAAATAGATAAGTTCGTCGCAAGCAAAATTCAAGATTTATATTTAAAATTCAATAATGAAGAGTATCCATTATCTTATGATGACATGGTCGAATTTCCCTATTTAATCAAAATGGCAATGCCGTTAAAAATTGAAGTTGACGGATATTTGTTAATTAATAACTACTATAAGTGCTCTAGATTCGCAGAGCATTTGCTGATGATTAACGAATTTGAAGAGGTATTCCCCAAAGAATTTATTGATTTTAAGAAAAAAAATTACAAGTCAATTAAGGCTGATATTAAATATGTGCTTCTGGATGACATAGATTTTTTTGCTTCGGATGGAGAATACGACCGAGTCGATTTCCTAATTGATTTTATTTATCCAGAGGTATTGAAAAGTTATAAGTTGCGTGATAGCAAGGCGTTTTGGAAAGAGATGAGAATGACTGCTGGTTACGATGACGATAATGTTAAAGCGGAAAGTAAAAAGCGGTTAGAATGGCTAGAAACTAACAGAAAAAAAATTGAATTAGAGGAGGAACATGAGAGGAAAACAGCAGAATTGATAAAAGCTGAAAGGGAAGCATTATTAGGTGTCAATGAAACATTTTCCGACGAAGAGATCAACGATTTTATCAAAGTGTATTCCCATACCCATACAGAAGCCAGAGAGTTGATTATCTGCTATGAAAACGAAAAACCATGGTATATCTATCCCTTTTTCAACAATTGGAACAGACTATCTTTGTTATTGGATTTCTATCATGACAAAAAGAATCTACCTCTTTCAAGCGCCTATTTTTATGAACAGTTTGCCTCCTACTTAATTAAGATACATAGTATTACGCAATCTAATGGAGATGTAAATGCTATTGTTGAAATGTTTTCTGAATTTGCATTTGATATGATGAAAGATGGCCGAATTGTTTTTTCACAGCAGAATATTGAAAATCATCATGCCTTCATGGATAAGTTGGAAACAGGGCAGATAGATTTGTCCTCGCTACTAGCATTTCCTTTTATAGTTCAAAGAGGAAAATGGTATGAATTTCAGACTCTTATGTTTCAGGTATATTTATCATTGAAAAAAATTTTAAGTCATAACGAAAAGCAACGAGCAGTTTCTTATGTTGATTTTTTGAATTTGAAAGATGCTTTTCTAGATCATGAACACGATATCTGGGTTCTATGTTCGGAGTTAGATCTTCAAGTTTTTAATCAAAATTATTTAGTTCCGATTTTAAATGAATATTTAACGGCTGTTAATACGATTAATCCCCAAACAGTATGCAGCTCTGCTTTCCGTTTTTTTGAGCTCGTTTTGAATTTTAAAATTCCGCAGAATACACTTCTTCCAAGTAATTCAGGATCGAGTTGCAACGGGTTATGGGTCTCAGCGTTAGAGTTTATCGATCACGATTTATTGGAAGTGGAACTTTACATGAGCAGTTCCGAGGATGAGGTTAATAATAATCATTCGGAGTTGTTACGTTTAAGTGGATTTATTATGCAACATGGCTCAGAAGGTCTCGATGAGGATGAATATGAACTGGACCTTGCTAAACACATTGTAAATCCAGAACTGCTGGAGATCCTTGACGATTTGGGTGTATGTAGTTTTTTATGGAATTCATATCATCAAATATTAGAGATTGTAGAGAATACAGTAGCTGCTAATTATAATCTACGCTTGGATTCTTATACTAATAACCCGCAAACTCGGAGATTTGCTTTGGTCGATTAA
- a CDS encoding DUF4256 domain-containing protein — protein sequence MTTSPNSASKELSIEQQEELLKVLKARFDKNTNRHQGLEWASVQAKLEAQAGKLWSLYEMERTGGEPDVVGYDTETSEFIFIDCSAESPKGRRSICYDREALESRKEHKPQNSAVEMAEFIGIELLTEEQYRELQELGKFDLKTSSWVKTPANIRELGGAVFCDRRYNTVFMYHNGAESYYGARGFRGWLRV from the coding sequence ATGACAACGAGTCCAAACAGCGCTTCAAAGGAGCTGTCAATCGAGCAGCAGGAGGAGCTGCTTAAAGTCTTGAAAGCCCGTTTCGATAAAAATACAAATCGGCATCAAGGTCTTGAATGGGCGAGCGTCCAGGCGAAGCTTGAAGCTCAAGCTGGAAAGCTATGGTCGCTTTATGAAATGGAGCGAACCGGCGGTGAACCGGATGTCGTTGGTTATGATACTGAGACGAGCGAGTTTATTTTTATAGATTGCTCGGCGGAAAGTCCTAAAGGCCGCAGAAGCATTTGCTACGACCGTGAAGCGCTAGAGTCTCGGAAAGAGCACAAGCCGCAAAATAGTGCCGTAGAAATGGCGGAGTTCATCGGTATTGAGCTTTTGACAGAAGAGCAATATCGGGAGCTTCAGGAGCTTGGGAAATTCGATTTAAAAACGTCAAGCTGGGTGAAAACGCCCGCTAATATTAGAGAGCTTGGCGGTGCTGTTTTTTGTGATCGCCGCTATAATACGGTTTTCATGTATCACAATGGAGCAGAATCCTATTATGGCGCTAGAGGGTTCCGGGGCTGGCTAAGGGTGTAG
- a CDS encoding HNH endonuclease signature motif containing protein has product MGNRNIKTSKTDIADYWFSIVDESDLSVDAAEAYERCWRCGYEKSLEKCHIIPDSLGGEDKPSNLVLLCKRCHLENPNIADPDIMWDWIRAYKTPFYDTFWVEQGMKEYEFIYRKSLEEEIKERNIFDVIKFNKIVKEQIRKTTYHFGHPYLNSATIAGVFRISLKKYEEDN; this is encoded by the coding sequence ATGGGAAACAGAAATATTAAGACTTCAAAAACAGATATTGCGGATTATTGGTTTTCAATAGTGGATGAAAGTGATTTAAGTGTAGATGCCGCAGAGGCATATGAAAGATGTTGGAGATGCGGATACGAAAAATCATTAGAGAAATGCCACATTATTCCTGACTCTTTAGGCGGTGAAGATAAGCCTTCTAATCTTGTTTTACTTTGTAAAAGATGCCATTTGGAAAACCCTAATATTGCAGACCCAGATATTATGTGGGATTGGATTCGAGCTTATAAAACTCCATTTTACGACACATTTTGGGTAGAGCAAGGAATGAAAGAATATGAATTTATATACCGAAAATCTTTAGAGGAGGAAATTAAGGAGAGAAATATATTCGATGTAATTAAGTTTAATAAAATAGTCAAAGAGCAGATTAGAAAAACTACCTATCATTTTGGACATCCGTATCTAAATTCAGCAACAATTGCGGGAGTTTTTAGAATTTCATTGAAAAAGTATGAAGAAGACAATTAA
- a CDS encoding S-layer homology domain-containing protein — protein sequence MIASALKLPTESGATGFVDDKEIPEWARGAIVAIKNLGIIQGMGNNRFHSAGNATRAETVTVLINMLARQNQ from the coding sequence ATGATTGCTAGTGCGCTTAAGCTGCCGACCGAATCGGGAGCAACGGGCTTCGTGGACGACAAGGAAATACCTGAATGGGCGAGAGGCGCGATAGTTGCGATAAAAAATCTTGGCATCATTCAAGGTATGGGGAATAATCGGTTCCATTCGGCTGGCAATGCGACGAGAGCGGAGACAGTAACCGTTCTGATCAACATGCTGGCTCGGCAAAATCAGTAG
- a CDS encoding transglutaminase-like domain-containing protein — translation MTFTCESNHLEDYLELLPEVDYDHFSIKALAAELDSQSSNEIDYVKNAFEYVRDHISHSWDIQSSRITCKASEVLFFKEGICYAKSNLLCALLRSKGIPAGFCYQRLTLGDTPDTGHVIHALNAVYMRSIGKWIRLDARGNKSGVDAQFSLEEEKVAFPIREEYEEFNYPVIYAKPHVKTISALLQHSDCTAMCLHGLPSSL, via the coding sequence ATGACATTTACATGCGAGTCCAATCATTTAGAGGACTATTTAGAATTGTTACCAGAGGTTGATTATGATCATTTTTCAATAAAAGCATTAGCTGCGGAACTGGATAGCCAATCGTCGAATGAAATAGATTATGTTAAAAATGCTTTTGAATATGTCCGTGACCACATCTCGCATTCATGGGATATCCAAAGCTCACGCATTACGTGCAAAGCATCTGAGGTTCTTTTCTTCAAGGAGGGCATTTGTTATGCAAAATCGAATCTATTATGCGCTTTATTAAGAAGCAAAGGAATACCAGCCGGGTTCTGTTACCAGCGTCTAACCTTGGGAGATACTCCTGATACAGGTCACGTCATCCATGCGCTAAACGCCGTTTACATGAGGTCCATTGGAAAATGGATTCGATTAGATGCACGGGGAAATAAATCGGGGGTAGATGCTCAGTTCTCATTAGAAGAAGAGAAAGTGGCTTTTCCAATACGAGAGGAATACGAAGAATTCAATTATCCTGTCATTTATGCGAAGCCCCATGTCAAAACAATCAGCGCTTTACTTCAGCATTCAGACTGCACCGCTATGTGTCTCCATGGTTTGCCTTCGAGCTTGTAG
- a CDS encoding DNA alkylation repair protein: protein MKVEEVMQELEALGKEHTKKKYVSNGAHEPLFGVATGVMKPIARKTKKNQPLAEQLYATGNYDAMYFAGVIAEPKAMSEADFERWIDAAYFFMLSDYVVAVTLSETDIAQQVADKWIASGEELRMSAGWSCYCWLLGSRKDSEFSESKLAGMLDKVRDTIHDAPDRAKYAMNHFVYTTAVSYVPLHDKAVETAAAIGPVEVVDAKSKSKLLNASGNIQKEVDKGRIGFKRNYVRC, encoded by the coding sequence ATGAAGGTCGAAGAGGTTATGCAGGAGCTTGAAGCACTTGGCAAGGAGCACACCAAAAAAAAGTATGTTTCCAATGGAGCTCATGAGCCCTTGTTTGGTGTGGCGACAGGCGTGATGAAGCCGATTGCCCGGAAAACGAAAAAAAATCAGCCGCTGGCTGAGCAGCTTTATGCGACAGGAAATTATGACGCGATGTATTTTGCCGGCGTTATTGCGGAGCCTAAGGCGATGTCGGAGGCTGACTTTGAACGCTGGATAGACGCTGCTTATTTCTTCATGCTGTCTGATTACGTCGTAGCCGTAACGCTTTCAGAAACGGATATTGCGCAGCAGGTGGCTGATAAATGGATTGCAAGCGGCGAGGAGCTGCGTATGTCGGCAGGCTGGAGCTGCTATTGCTGGCTGCTTGGCAGCCGTAAGGACAGCGAGTTTTCCGAGAGCAAGCTGGCCGGAATGCTGGATAAGGTTCGCGATACGATTCACGATGCTCCCGACCGCGCCAAATACGCGATGAATCATTTCGTCTATACGACAGCTGTATCCTATGTGCCGCTGCATGACAAGGCAGTCGAAACCGCCGCGGCTATTGGTCCGGTGGAGGTCGTGGATGCGAAATCCAAGAGCAAGCTGCTCAACGCATCGGGCAATATTCAGAAGGAAGTCGATAAAGGACGAATCGGCTTTAAACGCAATTACGTAAGGTGCTGA
- a CDS encoding restriction endonuclease, producing the protein MRFPDSAGLHLSIVDGFVENEEIIIQCIDNYHYPFRDFVGMAKKKDLISFDLDDCMQVPRLYIIAGHPAKVSRTEQVWRKRIKQAFDDLLQSDNILKKINRNLNETEYYCLESFYWLYLSEVITSDKVCFPLVRGFKPFEDDLDVLVFYMDHHPSEHSLEMIEKTIAFWLDREQPTLKGYQCLTRSFILRNMVGRKILSTFPDKDGSWGMLLEGGIFLPLADDFDVGLSKLNSKHIGQWTVGEIEEILLNPIYAYGYYYQHIDLICEWFYVFLYSLVTINEEELKNIKLEILYRDYCEYLGRHICPYKLIEQKNIEVNQSIAVFNKKLGSLREYLKGEEEIGVSKNILLMMRNRNAYLPAVHRFIHKNTGLVVDHMNDTIPWNNDSWKYALSQLETVSCSYEKGTKLEELAQYFIRTIPGIKITDVRSRKGRAEVDIYCCNVSYDSSLWKLGALILVECKNRETKVVVSDIRNLVATMEAKGIIGAMFFSRAGFTSVAEKEIKHQLSGGKMIIPICLSELKGIDENDGAYGLVRRKIEQFEHTMEDKTEQLYF; encoded by the coding sequence ATGAGATTTCCGGATAGTGCGGGTTTGCATTTATCTATAGTCGATGGTTTTGTTGAAAATGAAGAAATAATAATTCAATGTATCGATAATTATCATTATCCTTTTCGTGATTTTGTTGGGATGGCTAAGAAAAAGGATCTTATTTCTTTCGATCTTGATGATTGCATGCAAGTACCTAGACTTTATATTATCGCGGGCCATCCAGCTAAGGTTAGTCGTACAGAACAAGTTTGGAGAAAAAGGATTAAGCAGGCTTTTGATGATCTTTTACAAAGTGATAATATTCTTAAAAAGATAAATAGAAACCTCAATGAAACAGAGTATTACTGCTTAGAATCTTTTTATTGGCTCTATCTATCAGAAGTGATAACTTCTGATAAGGTTTGTTTTCCGCTGGTGAGAGGATTTAAGCCATTTGAGGATGACTTGGATGTTTTAGTATTTTATATGGATCATCATCCAAGTGAACACTCACTAGAAATGATTGAAAAGACAATTGCTTTCTGGCTCGACCGTGAGCAACCAACTTTAAAAGGTTATCAATGTTTAACACGTTCATTTATTTTGCGAAATATGGTGGGCCGTAAAATACTTTCCACTTTTCCTGACAAAGATGGAAGTTGGGGCATGCTATTGGAAGGAGGTATATTTTTACCTCTGGCGGATGATTTTGATGTCGGCTTAAGTAAGCTAAATAGCAAACATATTGGGCAATGGACTGTTGGTGAAATAGAGGAGATATTACTTAATCCTATATATGCATACGGATACTATTATCAACACATCGATTTAATTTGTGAATGGTTTTATGTTTTTCTTTATTCTCTGGTCACAATTAACGAAGAAGAATTGAAAAACATTAAACTTGAAATATTATACCGTGATTATTGCGAATATTTAGGCAGACATATTTGTCCCTATAAATTAATTGAACAAAAGAATATTGAGGTAAATCAATCTATAGCAGTATTTAATAAAAAGTTAGGTTCTCTAAGGGAGTACTTAAAAGGTGAGGAGGAAATTGGTGTTTCTAAAAATATTTTATTGATGATGCGCAATCGTAATGCTTATTTACCTGCAGTTCATCGTTTTATCCATAAAAATACTGGCCTGGTTGTAGATCATATGAATGACACTATTCCTTGGAATAATGATAGCTGGAAGTATGCTCTATCTCAGTTGGAGACGGTATCTTGTTCTTATGAAAAAGGAACAAAACTGGAGGAACTAGCGCAATATTTTATTCGTACAATACCGGGTATAAAAATTACAGATGTTAGATCAAGAAAAGGAAGGGCAGAGGTTGATATTTACTGCTGCAATGTTTCATATGATTCTAGTTTGTGGAAACTCGGTGCTTTGATTTTAGTCGAATGCAAGAATCGAGAGACTAAAGTTGTAGTATCGGATATTCGTAACCTGGTTGCGACTATGGAGGCTAAAGGCATTATTGGTGCAATGTTTTTCAGCAGAGCTGGCTTTACGTCAGTTGCAGAGAAAGAAATTAAACATCAACTATCGGGTGGCAAAATGATTATTCCAATTTGTCTTAGTGAACTGAAAGGCATAGACGAAAATGATGGAGCTTATGGTCTTGTTAGGAGAAAAATAGAACAATTTGAGCATACCATGGAAGACAAAACGGAGCAGTTGTACTTTTAA
- a CDS encoding response regulator: protein MIRVMLIDDEEDALDLLEILLGQMDDVQVVGRFMNPIQAIEALGQSPANAVFLDNQMPGMKGTEAARIIRSMLPQMPIVFTTAFAEYAVEAFEIQSIDYLLKPFTIDRLQSTVSRIKQTLAESAILSRQRAGASPAVQCLGGFQLVLPDHTSKGLTWKTKKEKELCAFLIHYSGRSVGTASIIEALWPGYDLSKAKTYLYTCLSYLRKSLAEHHIPIHITKADQGFGASLDGVKVDVIEFEQLLSSTLAMEELDERAYHKINQLYKGEYMEACDFNWATARQLEMKASYIHVLRKACAHFQIQGNLSLAIDSLQKLLSLAPDSELDGRELIKLHLKMGNRNEAYRVCLQLQQAVRLHLGVELEAETLRLIKETTDLTERQG, encoded by the coding sequence ATGATTCGTGTAATGCTCATTGACGATGAAGAGGATGCACTGGATTTATTGGAAATACTGCTAGGGCAAATGGACGATGTTCAAGTAGTAGGAAGATTTATGAATCCGATTCAAGCGATTGAGGCTTTAGGCCAGTCACCCGCGAATGCCGTGTTTTTAGACAACCAAATGCCGGGAATGAAGGGCACGGAGGCTGCTAGAATCATCAGAAGCATGCTCCCGCAAATGCCGATCGTATTCACAACGGCTTTTGCCGAATATGCGGTCGAAGCGTTTGAAATTCAGTCGATTGATTACCTGCTGAAGCCATTTACAATAGACAGATTGCAGAGCACGGTGTCGCGCATTAAGCAAACCTTGGCCGAGTCCGCTATTCTTTCACGTCAAAGAGCGGGGGCGAGCCCCGCTGTTCAATGCTTGGGAGGCTTCCAGCTTGTATTGCCTGATCACACAAGCAAGGGGCTGACATGGAAGACGAAGAAGGAAAAGGAGCTTTGCGCGTTTCTGATCCATTATTCCGGGCGGTCTGTTGGGACTGCCTCCATTATTGAAGCATTATGGCCGGGCTATGATTTGAGCAAGGCAAAGACATATTTGTATACATGCCTGTCTTATTTAAGGAAAAGCCTGGCGGAGCATCATATTCCGATTCATATTACAAAAGCGGATCAAGGCTTTGGCGCTTCCTTGGATGGAGTGAAGGTTGATGTCATCGAATTTGAGCAGCTGCTCAGCAGTACCTTGGCTATGGAGGAGCTTGATGAAAGGGCCTATCATAAAATAAATCAGCTGTACAAAGGCGAATACATGGAGGCCTGCGATTTCAATTGGGCTACTGCTAGACAGCTGGAAATGAAAGCCTCGTACATACACGTGCTTCGCAAAGCATGTGCACATTTTCAAATTCAGGGCAATCTTTCGCTTGCAATAGACAGCCTGCAAAAGCTATTGTCGCTAGCCCCGGATTCGGAGCTGGACGGACGAGAGCTGATTAAGCTGCATTTGAAGATGGGCAATCGCAATGAGGCGTACCGTGTTTGTCTCCAGCTGCAACAAGCAGTCCG